The Rhodocytophaga rosea genome has a segment encoding these proteins:
- a CDS encoding ankyrin repeat domain-containing protein encodes MMVKIIWTLIGINTLLFLAALWQAVTKTSDPAGNAMASAFTSIIGIGLFISICLMMISRHPLVLVVAGLLSCGPILIGVSLISSLIDGFKPAKPQEPIPAQAYFSSENQIALAKAISSGDTVLIRDMVTKGADVNAIEQGNATPLQFALYQIQINDFNEATIRESIRTLIALGANPDSGLAEAVKIVSAETIRVFLENGADPNLADEFGDPLLFGAGAYGKPGVLHAFVENGAHINVFNNDGWTPLMRLAYYGNWDSMIYLLEKGADYKHIGPDGKSVESLLKEYYTKNGAAPDNLPEAYIAVCKRFKNQGIVIY; translated from the coding sequence ATGATGGTTAAAATTATCTGGACATTAATTGGCATCAATACGCTTTTATTCCTGGCTGCACTGTGGCAAGCAGTTACTAAAACTTCTGATCCGGCCGGAAATGCGATGGCCAGTGCCTTTACCAGCATAATCGGGATAGGGTTGTTTATCAGCATTTGCCTGATGATGATCAGCCGCCATCCGCTGGTATTAGTAGTAGCAGGTTTGCTTTCCTGCGGACCTATCCTGATAGGAGTTAGTCTGATAAGCTCTTTGATTGATGGATTTAAACCGGCAAAACCACAAGAACCTATTCCGGCTCAAGCTTATTTCTCCTCTGAAAATCAGATTGCTCTGGCAAAGGCTATATCCAGTGGTGATACAGTACTTATCCGGGATATGGTGACAAAAGGTGCTGATGTGAATGCCATAGAACAGGGAAATGCGACGCCCTTACAATTTGCCCTCTACCAGATCCAGATCAACGATTTTAATGAGGCAACCATACGTGAATCCATCCGCACGCTCATTGCCCTGGGTGCCAATCCTGATTCAGGTTTAGCGGAAGCGGTTAAAATTGTTTCGGCAGAAACTATACGGGTGTTTCTGGAGAATGGTGCTGATCCTAACCTGGCAGATGAATTTGGTGATCCCTTATTATTTGGGGCAGGCGCTTATGGCAAACCAGGTGTTTTACATGCTTTTGTTGAAAATGGTGCCCACATTAACGTATTCAATAATGATGGCTGGACACCTCTCATGCGCCTGGCTTATTATGGAAACTGGGATTCTATGATCTATTTACTTGAAAAAGGAGCCGATTACAAACACATTGGTCCGGATGGAAAAAGTGTGGAAAGCCTGCTGAAAGAATATTATACAAAGAATGGGGCTGCGCCTGATAATTTACCAGAGGCATATATAGCGGTTTGTAAGCGGTTTAAAAACCAAGGTATCGTTATTTATTGA
- a CDS encoding helix-turn-helix domain-containing protein, producing the protein MFSEGILQILTILNLLGAAQGLFMALLVLSMKSANRKASILLATLLFCFSMSIGGATLGVSGYYLRFPHLIRVGDPFVLLLGPLFYLYARSLARYPLRPKELLHFVPFLVYVLSLIPFFAGTATEKIAFVQQMQESRSAGIIVIVVLRLVFLLAYSVITYRFLQTYTARIKENFSNIDKLNLDWLIAVSKLLLLVIVCSVGMYVLILFSKLSFLESNYINAFLVSLVIYAVGFLGVRQSRVFAAAPLPVSTAIPVSIEPAETKPATKYENSTLSQEKSSRYLQKLLHSMQQDKLYLDSELSLQTLADKLSIPPHYLSQVINEQLGQNFFDFVNTYRVEEVKSRLTDPKNQHLTILAIAFDAGFNSKSAFNLAFKSITGFTPSQFRTQHK; encoded by the coding sequence ATGTTTTCTGAAGGTATTCTCCAAATACTCACCATTTTAAATTTACTGGGGGCTGCACAAGGGCTATTTATGGCACTCCTGGTGTTGAGCATGAAAAGTGCTAACCGGAAGGCAAGTATACTGCTGGCAACTCTACTTTTTTGTTTTTCTATGAGCATTGGCGGTGCTACGCTGGGTGTATCCGGGTATTACCTGCGTTTTCCCCATCTCATCCGGGTTGGCGATCCGTTTGTATTGCTGCTGGGTCCTTTATTTTATCTCTATGCCAGATCACTGGCCAGATATCCACTTCGTCCGAAAGAACTGTTACACTTCGTACCGTTTCTAGTATATGTTTTATCTCTTATTCCATTTTTTGCTGGAACCGCTACGGAGAAAATTGCTTTTGTACAGCAAATGCAGGAATCCAGGTCAGCCGGAATCATTGTTATTGTGGTACTCCGACTGGTTTTTTTGTTAGCATATTCCGTTATTACTTACCGATTTCTGCAAACTTATACAGCCCGTATTAAAGAGAATTTCTCTAACATTGATAAACTGAATCTGGACTGGTTGATTGCCGTTTCCAAACTCCTGCTACTGGTCATTGTGTGCAGCGTAGGCATGTACGTACTTATTCTTTTTAGTAAACTGAGCTTTCTGGAAAGCAATTATATCAATGCATTTCTGGTGAGTCTGGTCATTTATGCGGTAGGCTTTCTGGGTGTTCGCCAGAGCAGAGTATTTGCAGCAGCCCCTTTGCCAGTATCCACAGCAATACCTGTTTCGATTGAACCAGCTGAAACCAAACCAGCCACCAAATACGAAAATTCCACCCTAAGTCAGGAAAAATCAAGCCGGTATTTGCAAAAGTTGCTCCATAGTATGCAGCAAGACAAACTTTACCTCGACAGTGAGCTATCTCTGCAAACGCTGGCTGATAAACTTTCTATTCCACCACATTATCTTTCGCAGGTCATTAATGAGCAGTTAGGGCAGAACTTTTTCGATTTTGTAAACACTTACCGGGTAGAAGAAGTGAAAAGCCGGTTAACCGATCCTAAAAATCAACACTTAACCATCTTGGCAATTGCTTTTGATGCCGGATTCAATTCCAAATCTGCTTTTAATCTGGCTTTCAAATCGATCACTGGCTTTACTCCTTCACAATTCCGTACCCAGCATAAATAA